One genomic window of Verrucomicrobiota bacterium includes the following:
- a CDS encoding MotA/TolQ/ExbB proton channel family protein translates to MVELISASSLSSILAALPVETLLASLGGFDYALRESSLPGQVLVGLLLVLSCFSWAVMITKFRVLAKLKARNAIFLDKFREAAAPMDLYEDEVDPPETPFSSVYQAGCSELDFHARRGEDPKDPAQPFEIAYRVNPAQTEAIRHRMDRAVGDRILELESQMTVLATAVSGAPFLGLLGTVWGVMDTFAGVAGVAGGASLQVMAPGVSAALVTTVIALLVAIPAMFGYNYLVRNIRVAIASMEQFAAEISTAFERRYTDYLDSRESTPPAPRPAAAVLQPAPEPSPTPPDETPPPPAKAESPAPAPLGPPPFTKAPVEPAPAPALEASKPVEAPAKKELSSPPAAQGTAPPPPPPPPPPRRAPPPRPPPPAP, encoded by the coding sequence TTGGTCGAACTAATTAGCGCCTCTTCTCTTTCCTCGATTCTCGCCGCCCTGCCGGTGGAGACTCTCTTGGCTTCGCTCGGTGGCTTTGACTACGCCTTGCGCGAGTCCAGCCTGCCGGGGCAAGTGCTGGTGGGGCTGCTCCTGGTGCTATCCTGCTTCAGTTGGGCCGTCATGATCACCAAGTTCCGCGTCCTGGCCAAGCTGAAAGCGCGCAATGCCATCTTCCTGGACAAGTTCCGGGAGGCGGCCGCCCCTATGGACCTCTACGAGGACGAGGTGGATCCTCCCGAAACCCCGTTTTCCAGCGTCTACCAGGCTGGCTGTTCCGAGCTGGACTTCCACGCCCGCCGGGGGGAAGACCCCAAGGATCCGGCCCAGCCTTTCGAGATCGCCTACCGGGTGAACCCCGCGCAGACCGAAGCCATTCGCCATCGCATGGACCGGGCGGTGGGAGATCGCATCCTGGAGCTGGAATCGCAAATGACCGTGCTGGCGACCGCCGTGAGCGGCGCTCCTTTTCTTGGGCTTCTGGGAACGGTCTGGGGGGTGATGGACACCTTCGCCGGTGTCGCGGGCGTCGCGGGCGGCGCGAGCTTGCAGGTCATGGCCCCGGGGGTTTCGGCCGCCTTGGTCACGACCGTCATCGCTCTCCTGGTGGCCATTCCGGCTATGTTTGGCTACAACTACCTGGTGCGAAACATCCGGGTGGCGATCGCCTCCATGGAGCAATTTGCCGCGGAAATCTCCACCGCCTTTGAGCGGCGCTACACCGACTACCTCGACTCGCGGGAAAGCACCCCGCCCGCTCCCCGCCCCGCCGCCGCCGTCTTGCAACCAGCCCCGGAGCCCTCTCCCACTCCCCCCGACGAGACCCCTCCTCCCCCGGCCAAAGCGGAGAGCCCCGCCCCCGCCCCCCTGGGTCCCCCGCCTTTCACCAAAGCCCCCGTGGAACCGGCGCCCGCCCCAGCGCTAGAAGCAAGCAAGCCCGTGGAAGCGCCCGCAAAAAAGGAGCTCTCCTCCCCCCCCGCCGCTCAGGGCACCGCCCCGCCCCCGCCCCCCCCCCCGCCCCCCCCCCGCCGGGCGCCGCCACCCCGCCCCCCCCCCCCCGCCCC